In a single window of the Drosophila albomicans strain 15112-1751.03 chromosome 3, ASM965048v2, whole genome shotgun sequence genome:
- the LOC117570441 gene encoding palmitoyltransferase ZDHHC3 has product MHYSYSSLAPPGGVDHHNRCLGNRAWCVKDICGIVCVIMTWLLILFAEFVVCGLILLPSYHSYTAFSTVNMIIFQALAFLAFVSHLRTMLSDPGAVPRGNATKEMIEQMGYREGQMFYKCPKCCSIKPDRAHHCSVCQRCIRKMDHHCPWVNNCVGENNQKYFVLFTFYIASISVHTLFLVLSQFAECVRNDWRTCSPYSPPATIFLLLFLTFEGLMFGIFTIIMLATQLNAILNDQTGIEQLKKEEARWAKKSRLKSIQSVFGRFSLAWFSPFTEPSSRTKFSPHFYSV; this is encoded by the exons ATGCATTACTCGTATTCCTCGCTTGCTCCCCCTGGTGGGGTGGATCATCATAATCGCTGCCTCGGCAACCGTGCCTGGTGTGTCAAG GACATTTGTGGCATTGTGTGTGTCATTATGACCTGGCTGCTCATATTGTTTGCGGAATTTGTCGTCTGTGGACTGATTTTGCTGCCGAGCTATCACAGCTATACCGCGTTTAGCACAGTTAACATGATAATATTCCAAGCGCTTGCATTCCTCGCATTTGTCTCACACTTGCGCACCATGCTCTCGGATCCG GGCGCTGTGCCGCGTGGTAATGCCACTAAGGAGATGATTGAACAGATGGGCTATCGTGAGGGTCAGATGTTCTACAAGTGTCCTAAATGCTGCAGCATCAAGCCTGATCGGGCCCATCATTGCTCTGTGTGCCAGCGCTGTATACGCAAAATGGATCATCATTGTCCTTGGGTGAATAATTGCGTTGGCGAGAATAATCAAAAGTACTTTGTACTATTCACG TTTTATATTGCCTCTATATCGGTACACACACTCTTCTTAGTGCTTTCGCAGTTTGCGGAATGCGTTCGAAACGATTGGCGCACTTGCTCGCCCTACTCACCGCCAGCAACCATCTTTCTGTTGCTCTTTCTCACATTCGAGGGCCTTATGTTCGGCATATTCACCATTATAATGCTTGCCACCCAATTGAATGCCATACTAAACGATCAGACG GGCATTGAGCAACTGAAGAAGGAGGAGGCACGTTGGGCTAAGAAGTCGCGCCTTAAGAGCATTCAGTCGGTATTCGGACGTTTCTCGTTGGCTTGGTTCTCACCGTTTACGGAGCCGTCGAGTCGCACCAAATTTAGTCCACATTTCTATTCAGTGTGA